Within the Gossypium raimondii isolate GPD5lz chromosome 12, ASM2569854v1, whole genome shotgun sequence genome, the region AAGAAGGTTAAAGAGAAAGTCTCGTTGAGAAGAGGAACATGTCAAAGTCAAGTGACCATTTGATTATGGTGGACGGGGATTAGAGAGCTTCTCCGTTAGGGCTTCAAGTTTAAATTAACGAAGTTTTAGGCAATTTCAACGAAAGTTAAACCATAAAGCTAAAAGAGGGAAATACCTTTGGTTTGGTCTGTTTCTTTTCTAAAGGTAGAGGCTAGGAGGTGGTGAGATTATTGGACTACAACTGTGAAGAAGGtcccctaaaaccctaaaacaatcaaatagttcagtgactaacttttaaatttttttaaaattgagggGACAAagtataaacttactaatagagTGAcattgggtgtagtttaccctatgaTGAATAACAAGTTAATAACCATCAGACATCTGTTAGCAACTTAATgacctagtgacttaaatgacaaatttcaaatagttcaatgatcaatttgtaactttttgaaattgagtacctaaatgtaaacttattaataactGATTGACCTTGGtgtaatttatacaaatataatagagaaaaattaaagactttTAGGATGATATACACTTTTCTTAACGCATATTAAAAAAAGCTcctgtaaaataatttaaaaaatcaattgagcCCTTCGTCAAAAAGTGCAATCAATCGAATCCTTAATCGAAAGTAACAATTAATTGAGCTCTTGGAATATGGGTTTTAGTCGAGGCCTATGAACCATTAAGTGTTGATGTAGTGCTTGACATGGTAGCAGAAGTGGAAAAATAATGATGTGGCGGCTAATGTCGCATTTGACATGGAAAAAAATCTATCATGAAgggtttaattactttttaaaattattttaggagggcttaattgatttttagagattgtataaaaattttaaataaattataaaaatataaaatatattaaaattttataaaagaagcaacaattttaaaaatatttaaccattttaataacttgtataaatttttatattttcctattttcataatttttataatataataatttctaataaaatgttttaaaaataataaaaattattattcatttttgttttccctTACAAATTCCAATACATCATATCTCAATCTGTCTTTATAAACTTTCCTCGCATCACTTTTTTTcaaccaaaatcattatttatcACTTACGTTAAGTCACCaaacacaaaattcattatcttTCAAGTCTCTTACTCGGCACCTCATAATCACCATCACCCTTTCAAACTCCCATTAAAACCAAATCCAAATCTtctaaacaacaaaaatatagaTCAAATTTGCTGGTAATGTAATTCTTGAAAATATggatcaaaatttttccatttatgaaattatgtttataaTCATAAAACATGGCATTGGGAAAAAAACAGATAAATCACCCTACCTtagtttttgaaaatgttgGGTAGGAAAATGTAATCTTATAGAGAAGTAAAAGATAAAACACATAACCCACAACTATTTTAACTACTAAAATTATATTGGAATGTTGACAATCCAAACACTATAGTCTCATTTCAAAATGTAACATTACGGGTCGTAATGTTATATTTGACGAATAAATTATtccttaaataattttgtgtgtgtatatattaGAATACTCGTTTTAGTTAAAGTTacgttttataaaaataatatatttttccaacacAATTATTCCTCGGACAAAATTGATTattccaaaatataaataaataaaaaaaatctaagtgTCTAAATGCTCATCTTTGACAACCTAATAAAAGTCTAATAGATAAGCTCAAGTTTTCGCACTTACCCTATGTTTGGATCACACTAAAACAAGGGAAAGGAAAGTGACATCTTTTTCCTTGTTCCgatagtttcttttatttaagcAAGAGAAAGTAAAGGAAGTTGAATTTCCTTGCTTCCCCTTGAATTACTTACTTTTGATTTTACCCAATTTGGAGAAAGAAAAGTGATGTTACTTTTTAAgatataaaatacatttttatctTATTACTTTTCacacaaattattttataaaaaaaattaaatttttttttataaacaatAAGTTCAATGTCTAGACACAAGTTTGAATAAGGCAATGAACAACTACAAACAACAAGTAGAGTAAAGGAGGAGATAGCACACAAAGTTTGTTAATGCAATTCAAACACAATCCAACTCAGTGAAGCTTCACTCGGTGAATAgtttattcaataattaatccCACTACTTATTAGCTAAAACCCAACCTACTCTTGCACAAGAAGCATTTGTAGCCCCAATAGATAACTCCAACCCGAATAATCTCAACCATAACAGTTTAATACTCTCCAATAAAACCTACAAAAGAGTACAAAAATACAAGTAAATCCTTGtttgttatatataaaaaaaaaatttcaaagataaGACTATAAACCTTATTAGTAGATAAAGTAGCAAGTAAAAAAGCTAGCTTGATCCTTATTAGGAACTATAGCTAAGTAGAGTGTTAGTTCTTTGTATTAATTAGTTTCTGGAGTTGGTTAACTGTTAAAGTAGTTGTTAATGTTAGTTAGCAGTTGTTAAAGTCATCTAGAGGTTGTTGAAGAAGGTTAGCTAGGTTTCTTGTTAGTGATAATCATGCTTTAACACTCTAAGCTTTTTGTAACAATATGTGTGGAGATATTAGAGTTTATGAAATAACtaaccatattattatttttaggcttaatgataaatttgatcactaacgtttaacatgttttgttaaaatgatcCTAAATGTATTTTGAGCCTTTTTTGTCATCaatcttttgttttcaaattgcTTTTTCtatgatttgatgaaagtattgttaaaaatttaacgggatgatatgaaatatttttaatgagatgtaatttattacttaggtAACCCGATAAGACaattacatatgaaaataataaaataaataaatcctatatgaaattaaaaaataactcttaatttaaaacaaataaatcatctaAAAAGATTTCAAAAGATTCCCTATTTGAAGtatttttggtttgatttattaattatctttGAAACCTCTTCGTAAATTCATTTTGAAACcttttttagataaattattttctttaaattaagagttatttttaaaatttcatatatgatttatttattttattattttcacatgtaattatcttattgggttatctaagtaataaattacatctcattaaaaatattccacatcatcccattaacttttttaacagtactttcatcaaatctgttaaaaaagaaattaaaaaaaagaataaaatttgacggcaaaaaaagattttaaaatacaattaggattattttgacaaaacatataAACGTTAGTAgccaaatttgtcattaaaccttttttttaatcaaaatcatgtttttaaagCTTGAAATAGTGGGCTTTTAGCTTTGTCAGCTTAAAATGGAACTTTTAAACCCAAGCTCAACTCCTTGGCccaagaaaaaagggaaaagaaaaggcaaaaaCACGTTTGAAATAGTGAGTTTATTGCTTTTACATGGTATCATAGGTCAGGTTCTAAACcctaacccccccccccccccacacAAATCCCAAGCCGTCGACtgcttttttccttttatcttcATCGCAGCTTATTTGTCATGTTTGAGACGCAATCTACCTTGACTCCTACTCTTGTTAGTGTTGTGACGCCTGATTGAGGGTCACCTACATCCTTTTCTCTCCATATTTCTCACTAGATACAATTGAAGCTCACTTCTACAAACATTCCACTTTGGAAGATGCAACTTATGTTAATGGTTTGAAGGAAATTCCATCCAAATTCACAGCAGATGGTCAGATTAATCTGGCTTATACATTATGGGTTCATCACATTTAGATGGTCCTTGGATCTTAGTGGACCGTTGCCTTTGTTTTAAAGTTGATCTTTCCTTGGATAGTTGACATAGACAactatatgtatgtatatgtatgcaGTCACTCCATCTTTCTAATTATTTGTGACAATTAGATTGATCTctagacaatttttttttctcaatcattacaaaattttattgaaaccTGATAAAGATAAATCTAACCAAAATATCAGTAAAAATATTGCAATAAATACATTTGACAAATCATACAAAACATCGATCTATAGGACAttctcttaaataaaaaaaaactcctaaaaGCAACCTATCACACCTCAATACCAACAACCTAGAAACTCTTGAAAGCAACCTATCACACCTCAAATCTTTGTAGTCTTGTTGCTCAATTCAATATTTGTACGTGCTTTAACTACAGTAAGATTTAATTGTTTACCCACAGCCCAagattttccatctttcttaaATGATATTTGTGCTGGAAGATGCAATGGTGTCAAGGGTCAACCTTGTTATTTCTTGGATTGAAAACATCCCCTGTTGATCTATAGATTGTTATGCAGGGATGTTTCGAAATTAGGATCTTCACCGATATGAATGAAGTTGGTTCACGATGTTTAAGCTAATCCTGGAAATTTGGATGCTTATAATTTTGGCAAGACTATGCTTGTATTTTCTTCCGTACTGCCCCATTATATTTATATCTTCAATTCAAGAAAGGAAAGGGTTTATTAAAGTTTAAGTTCTGGTACGCATGATAAGATCATCTTACAGGAGAAGAATAATGaaagtataaatatttgtaGTATACGAGTATAAGTGATAAGTATGCATACGGTAGACTAAGTTTGGAATTTTAAGACATTGTTTTTATATATCCCAAAGTCGGTAGCCAAAGGTGGTGACAGGCTAAGTAAATGGAATTGGAATTTCTATGTACGGACACTTGTCAAATGTGGCAGGTTTCTCTTGGCATTAAATgtacacaaaatttaaaattttgatttactaCAGGAAATCATGTGCAGCCAAAACTCAGATTTAATGCCTGAACCAGATTTACAAGCTGGAAgggattaaaaacaaaaaagaaatgtgTATTTCTAGAGATAGAGATGGTGGATTCAGAGATGATCATTTAAGGTGGTGCTCACAGATATGTAAACACATGCATGGCGATAAGAGACAAGCAGACGGCTGCCATGGAAAACAGAAACAAGGCTTGTTAGACTGCAGTGTGAGACATGAACAGAAATTAGATAAGTTTCATGCAAACACCACACACAGTGACTGGCAATGGCATTCCCCTTTGTTTCTTTACACAGGAATTGAAGCTTTTGGCTTTGGTGGTTGTTGGTACAACATTTTATGTTTCCCCCCATACTTCCTTACATCCCTTATCCAATATGATGACATGCAATTAGTCTAGCATTTTCTATAATCATCTCACATCgactaataaaaaattagaatattattataaaaaaaaaaactgtgaAATTGATTCATCTTTAAGGCTATCATCACGGAACATAGTTGGACAATCCTTATACATAATATGAATTTTACCAAGACCAAAAACTCTAAAAGCTGTAcgttaaaatataatgaaaaatagaGCATGTGGGTATAGATATTTTACAAGTTTTCTTGACATCCTAAATTCCCAAAGTTGTAtcttttcaacaattttcaacCAAACCCAAATTATATAATCTCAGTAGGAATTGAGGGGAGAAATAATGAGATGAATAAAGAAATCAAAGCAAGAGACATATAATTGTGTATGACATCAAGTTCGATGACAGCTGCAAAGCAGACAAGGTTTGAGAGGGAACAAAGCGGCattaatatatcatataaaaatatatatataaataagagcattctaaaagagatgaaagagagcaaaattattaaatataatggAGGCATGTTCCTTTGGGGTCAGCAAGATCACAGGCAGTATCTTCCgagctttaaaaaaaaaagggttatgGAGATGCATATGAAGTATTCCGATATTAGCTTAATTTGTCCATTTCCTTAGCCTTGATATGAATGCCCATCACCCTCTTATGTGCATAGCATATTTAAGCCTAAAGTTCTGAGTTTTGATAAGAAATGGAACCATTGGAGTGTATGGGAGCCTTATCTACACACTTGAGAGATATGGGGTCTTGTCTTTATTGATGACCAAGCCCTTTCCATTATTTCAAGCTAACTCAAACACAGATATAAATTAGGTTAGAATTTCATATTCAATATGACCTTTCCACCATCACTAATTGGTTTTAAAGTCGCATGCTTCTgctaattattattatgattttaggtTCAAATTTGATGGTGGGGGAAAGTCCCACCTACTCAAATCTGAGTGTCCcctctttgtatgatcatattCTATTTGAGTGGCTATCAATTAGAGCTGAGTGTATGAAACATCCATTTGTCCTATTTTggtgttgaaaaaaaaaatagtttagggaGTAAACaataccatttttttaaaagaaaaatgttaaatacTAGCTCACTTACACAAAAGTGTGTCCTTGGCATTCATGTAAATAGATAGTGTCGGTTTTTAGGTTCAAATCTCTACTAAACAAGAAGACTTAAAAGACTAAACTAACATCTATAAATGATCTACCTAGGCCTGCACATGCATGCTGCATGCAACAGCCGACTATGGAGGGGATTTGGATTCTTTATTATCTCTTATCCTTTTTGGCTTGAAATTGTGGATAAGAAGTAGTTTATTACAAAACGAAGCATGGGATTTTGACAAAAGAGGCGATGGAGACAGATATAAGAGGAATGTCAAAAGATTAGGAGGCATAATAAAGCATGTGATAAAGCTTAAACTCCCATTGCGGTGGGAAAATCCGTATCTGAATATATGCCAATTTATACGTTTCCGTATGTATAAATTCTGATCACCATTAGTGAAGTCAGTGTAATGTGGGGGAAAGTATAGCTTCTTGTTTGATGAATTGACAGATAATTTTGTTCATATTAGagtgttgttgtttttttagttgaatttgagTGATGCACTGGTCTGCAAGTTGAGCTATAAAGAGAGCATGGGGCTCCATTCAAGAAACAAAGACTGAACATAAATTTTGTTCTTCCTTgacaggaaaaaaaaaacaagaaagtttatttgcatttctttttgctCTTTATCGTTGCATTTGgacaagaaatgaaaagaaaaatgaaaggaacAAGCTAATGATCATCCCCTTTGAGAACTGATTCTTTTTATACTTTGCCAACctcttcttccatttctttttagGGCCACAAACTCCATTGTTGAAGCTAGCAAGAGCAGGCTGATATACAGAaacttaaaaaagttaaatcacCTTTATCTCATCTCTCCACTACTCCGTTCTCTAATTTCCTTAAAACCACCTGTCCATTTTGAAACTTTACAGTGAGTTCATAGTTTAAAAAAACAATGGTCTGCAATGTTAGAAAATATAGCCCAAAAAAGGAATCAGTAGGAAGTCGTCACTTAACCGGTGACCTTGTTGTAGGTAGTTTCCAGTTGGAGAAGACTGCAAAAATCCAAAGTGGTGTTGGAATGCGGGTCCTCCCTGTAATAATTCAATGGTTATCAACAAAtttccaataaaaaaaaaaaactgggaaatataagttaaaatttggtGGAACTACCTGAAAGTGTGTTGCAGAGAACCCCTGGGGATAATGGAGGACACTTTCCTCCACTGAAGCATGATTATTGGTGTGAGCAAAATTGTTCTAGAAAATTATTGTCATAGTTAACACCATTACTCAAAAAAAGAGGGTGATTTAGAGAAGATGTCAAACAAACTTATATTACCTTGATGAGAGGAGAGCTGGCAGTATCATCAAGTAAAGAAGGCAATTCTTGATGATCTTCCCTTTGTCTTTGATGTTCTTTCTTCCTATGTCTTTTAGTAccaccatttttattcaatgtaGCACCTTTAGGTAAAGTATATTGATAATGATTATCATCATTGAAATAACCATTATCTACATTCAAGTGTGGAGGCCCAGAAGATGCATCAGAAACCATGGAAaggtcttcttcttcatcaacaACCTCTTCTTTACCTTTATACTTGCCACGTTCATCACAAAAACCACTTGATTTATGAGAAATATTACCAGAAAGAAAAGACTGTTCTAAGTAACTAGTCCAACCAGATTCACACCCACTACTACACTCAGAGGCCaaaacattcattttctttctctctctctctctctctctcgtgCTAATCAAAACAAAGGCCCTCAATGCTGTTTCCCCTCAATCAATGGGGTCCTTTctatgaagaaaaagaagaaagaagaaaaactataaaaagGATGGTAAGTGTAACTCAGAGATGCTGAGGTTATATGTGTGCCCTATATAAGGGTGTTGGATGAAGTAGGATAGAAGGTAAGGGGAGTGAAAAAACAAGAGCAATTAAGAGAATCAGACTCAAATCCTAGACTAGTTTTGTCTTCATCCTCCCCATTCAGCCATTGATGTGAATGAATCAAAAGTGCCAGTTGGGCGGGTTCTAGTGGGTGCATgtaagtaaaaaagaaagagaggaaGCCCCTTCACATGCTAGACAGCAAGGCACTGTATGTACCCTATTCAGAAAAACTGGGCACACATCCATTTTCATTACTTGGACACCCATCCCCTTCACCATTAATATACTCTCATTTCTCAATCCCCTCATCCCTTTCTATTTAATCTACCCCCATTATCCCTTTGTTTTTGGGTTGGGTTCCATGCTTCTTAAGCAAATACTGAATTATCATCTATTTGagaaatttttatcatttctgtGATATTTAATTGACTGTGTGAATAGTCATTTGCTGGTTGCTAAGAGTTATTTTTCAAAGGGTTTATGTATAGAGAGAGTTCAACATATTGTTTTGTCTTTTGCACTCAACTTTTAACATCCTGGTTTATATTCACTAAACTC harbors:
- the LOC105762766 gene encoding protein SOB FIVE-LIKE 5 isoform X2, producing the protein MNVLASECSSGCESGWTSYLEQSFLSGNISHKSSGFCDERGKYKGKEEVVDEEEDLSMVSDASSGPPHLNVDNGYFNDDNHYQYTLPKGATLNKNGGTKRHRKKEHQRQREDHQELPSLLDDTASSPLIKNNFAHTNNHASVEESVLHYPQGFSATHFQGGPAFQHHFGFLQSSPTGNYLQQGHRWF
- the LOC105762766 gene encoding protein SOB FIVE-LIKE 5 isoform X1; amino-acid sequence: MNVLASECSSGCESGWTSYLEQSFLSGNISHKSSGFCDERGKYKGKEEVVDEEEDLSMVSDASSGPPHLNVDNGYFNDDNHYQYTLPKGATLNKNGGTKRHRKKEHQRQREDHQELPSLLDDTASSPLIKNNFAHTNNHASVEESVLHYPQGFSATHFQGGPAFQHHFGFLQSSPTGNYLQQGGFKEIRERSSGEMR